The DNA region CAGTGGCTTTATCTAGGCTCTGCTCTTTTTATAATACTTATTGTGATAACGATTATGTGGATGCCACCTCCTAAAAAAGAAGCCATCGAAGAAGAAGCTACAGTTGCTGAGGAGAGAGCGCCCGTGATTATAGAAGCAGAGCCTTTACCTGCCCAGGAGCTTGAGAAGAACATCATAGCTTATCCCAAAGAGGTTGAAGGTGCTATCTATTCAGATACTTTTATAGAGCTCGATGAAAGGACAGTTCTTAAATTGCGCAGTTTTATAGGAAGAAGTTGCCTGCTCTGCCCTAATCGATATGAATGCTTGGAAGAGTACAAGGAGAAGATTAGCTTCCAAGATTTTATTAGTTCTATTGACTGTTTTAAAGTTAAGTTGAAGGGGTGAAAATAATGCCGTTACCATTCACAAGGAAAAAACCTCTCGAACACGAGAAGGCCAAGCCAGCGTGGCAGCCGTTAAGCGTTAGTGAGATTGAAGAAACAACTCTTAAACTTGCAAAAGAAGGTATTACTAGCGCTAAAATTGGTGTTATTTTAAGAGATCAATATGGTGTTGGTAATGTGAAATCAGCTACTGGTAAAAGTATTACTGAGATTCTCAGAGCTAAAGGGTTAGCGCCCAAAATACCTGAAGATCTTAGAGCTCTCATCAAAAGAGCAGTAGCTACTGCTAAGCATGTTGAGAAAAATCCTAGGGATTACCATAACAAGCGCGGACTTACTCTAATAGAATCTAAGATTAGGAGTCTTGTAAAGTATTACAAGAAGGAGCAGGTGTTGCCACAGGACTGGGAGTATTCTATTGAGTCGGCTAGAATATTTGTAGAATAGTCATGTTCCAGAGAATCAAAGAAGTGGCAAGCCTCTTTTCAAAAGATATTAGCGCTGCTAGAATAATATCGCATTACGATAGCGATGGCACCGCTGCTGCAGGTATTATTTGCAATCTTTTGCTGAGAGAGAAGATAAAATTTCAATGCACCATAGTAAAAGATTTTTCATCCGACCTTATTAAAAAGCTACTGGCAGAGAAGTCTTCCAGCGAATTAGCTATGTTCTTAGATTTAGGTAGCAGCAAAATAGAAGAAGTTGAAAAGCTACAGGCTAAGTACAGAACTATAATTGTTTTGGACCATCATTTTCCTGAAAAGGAATCTTTAGTTTATCATATAAATCCGCATTTGTTCGGCATCAACGGTGGCGATGAATGCTGCGCTTCCTGTTTAGCCTATCTTTTAGCAGAAAACAGAGCAGAAAGTAATTATGATCTTGTTGGGCTAGCACTTGCAGGAATGGTCGGTGACAAGCAATTGCCGTTACGAGGTATTAACAAGCAAGTCATAGATAAAGCTTTAGAAAAAAAGCAACTAAAAATTGAGAAAGGTCTTAGCTTAACTGAAGAGGAATATTCAATTGAGAAATTTTACAAGTTATCGAAAACAAAAGAGCGCTACCTAAATTCGCTTTTTCTAATTCATGCACTTGCGCGAGATGTGGATTACGAAATTCTAGAGCGGAAATTTAATCGCTACTACATTGCTAAGTATCAGATTTACGCTCACGAACTTGCCTCTATACTAGATGCGTGCGGTAGAACTGACAACGCCTCTTTAGGACTTGCTATATGCCTAAATAAAGATTTTATTGCTAAAGGAATTGAGCTTAAAACTCGTTACGGGGAAGAGTTAAGAAAAGAAGTTTTGTCTCTACCAACTAAAATAAAAACTCTTGGTAGAGTCCAGTATTTTAGGTGCAATAATCCCAGTCTAGCTGGTGTAGTTGCAGGTATAGGTATAAGCTATCTACTTGACAAAGGCAAGCCTGTAATCGCATTTTCGCCAAGCAATGGTAAACTGAAAATTTCTGCTAGAGGTAGCAAAGAACTAATAATAAAAGGTCTTGATTTGGCAGCGGCATTGAAAAAATCGTCTGAAGCTGTTGGAGGTCATGGTGGCGGTCATGCAATTGCAGCTGGCGCCACAATAGCAGAGCATAAACTCAACGAGTTTTTGAAAATATTAGCTGAAATTATAGAAAGACAATTGGGCTGAGAAAATGAAAATTTACTGCAAGCTTGTGCTTGATTACGAGAGCAAAGAAATTTGCTCTATCATTGAAAGCTCGCTAAGAATAGATAACTATCAGTTTGTAAAAACAGTAATAGAAAAAAACAAAATAATTTCTGAGATAACCTCAGACTCATTTCCTAGTTTATGCCATACTTTAGAAGATTATTTGGAATGTCTTGGTATCGCAGAGAAAATAGCACGCTATAAATCTTCCAAATCCTTTTCTCTTACAACTTTCATACCTTTCTCAGTAAATATTTCCTCTAGTTTTCTATAGATCTCTTTATTAAGCGCTTTTCTATGGAAGTAGACTACCTCAGCACTTGAAACTTTTAAAAGCTTGTCAATCATTTCGTCGTTTAAATTACCAATTTGATAGCTCGGTACAAGGTGCGCAAACGAAATTTTTTTGGTTAGCGCTACTTCTGTAAACCGAGGTGCATAATGGCTGCCACCCACTCCTACTGCAATTGGATATTTTTGCTTATTTCTAACTGCCTCTAAAATAGTGCTCGCAATAATTTCGCCAGCACTTCCGTCTTTCCAAGCACTTTCATCACTCCCTATTTCTATAAAAAAGCTTGGAGTGCTGAGGAAAGGGCCGTGATGCGTTACCTCAAAAGAAATTTTATATTCTAAATTTTTCTCCTTTGCTTTCTTAGCTAATATTCTTAATGCTTCGCTCTTAAGATGCGGCGAAGCAGGAACGAGCTCTCTATCTTTTCCTCCAAGCTCTGCTATACCATAATTACCTATTGAATGAACACTTAGTGTAGACAGCTTTGTCTCACTTTTATGCTTGGATGCGAATATTACATGCTCAATATTCTTGCCAATTTTTTGTTTTAATTCTAAATCTATATTGTTATGATATAGATGGTAATCGTTTATTGTGCTTAAAACAAGCTCGTTATAAAAATAAAGCTCGTCAGCTTTTTTCCAAGCTCTTAGCTTTAGAATTTTATCTTTTATATTCAAACTTGCTTCGTCTTGAGCTGAAATTACAATGAGTATCACAGGCAAATTTAAAAATTATTTTGGAGTAACATTTCTTTGTGCTCTTCATGGAGCTGGCGCATATGCACTTTCGTATATTTATCCATTTCTCTGATTTCTTTAACAATAGTTTTAGTATCTGCACAAATATTCTTTATATCCTTAGAAGTTTTAATAGAAACCACTGTTAAGACAGCGCAAAATCCGGTTATAACGGATCCAAACAGAGTTGCTGTTACTACCAGCTCGCTCATAGCAATAATTATCACTTTCCTTCTATTTATAGGTTAAGAATGAGTTACTTATTTTGGCTTGTAAACAGTGCATTTAAGTGGGCCTGTCCAATAGTTTTTGAGTGCCCCTGCTTGTAAGGTAGATAGTAATGCCTAGTGTGATTACTGCTATTGTAAGTCCTATTCCGGTCGTAAGTACTTCGGCATTC from Candidatus Thermoplasmatota archaeon includes:
- a CDS encoding D-aminoacyl-tRNA deacylase; this encodes MILIVISAQDEASLNIKDKILKLRAWKKADELYFYNELVLSTINDYHLYHNNIDLELKQKIGKNIEHVIFASKHKSETKLSTLSVHSIGNYGIAELGGKDRELVPASPHLKSEALRILAKKAKEKNLEYKISFEVTHHGPFLSTPSFFIEIGSDESAWKDGSAGEIIASTILEAVRNKQKYPIAVGVGGSHYAPRFTEVALTKKISFAHLVPSYQIGNLNDEMIDKLLKVSSAEVVYFHRKALNKEIYRKLEEIFTEKGMKVVREKDLEDL
- a CDS encoding DHH family phosphoesterase, with the translated sequence MFQRIKEVASLFSKDISAARIISHYDSDGTAAAGIICNLLLREKIKFQCTIVKDFSSDLIKKLLAEKSSSELAMFLDLGSSKIEEVEKLQAKYRTIIVLDHHFPEKESLVYHINPHLFGINGGDECCASCLAYLLAENRAESNYDLVGLALAGMVGDKQLPLRGINKQVIDKALEKKQLKIEKGLSLTEEEYSIEKFYKLSKTKERYLNSLFLIHALARDVDYEILERKFNRYYIAKYQIYAHELASILDACGRTDNASLGLAICLNKDFIAKGIELKTRYGEELRKEVLSLPTKIKTLGRVQYFRCNNPSLAGVVAGIGISYLLDKGKPVIAFSPSNGKLKISARGSKELIIKGLDLAAALKKSSEAVGGHGGGHAIAAGATIAEHKLNEFLKILAEIIERQLG
- a CDS encoding 30S ribosomal protein S15, giving the protein MPLPFTRKKPLEHEKAKPAWQPLSVSEIEETTLKLAKEGITSAKIGVILRDQYGVGNVKSATGKSITEILRAKGLAPKIPEDLRALIKRAVATAKHVEKNPRDYHNKRGLTLIESKIRSLVKYYKKEQVLPQDWEYSIESARIFVE